From a region of the Fibrobacter sp. UWB2 genome:
- a CDS encoding beta-L-arabinofuranosidase domain-containing protein, with product MKLGWFGKHFRTALALTGLACGLGFSQDVLYPDMFALSDVQLLDGVLKERQDLNVETLLSYDVDRLLAPFYEEAGMRPKASKFPNWAGLDGHVLGHYLSALAMHYADNDDVQVKERLEYILKELKTIQDQNSKDNNFKGYISGVPNGKQMWLKMKNGDAGAQNGYWVPWYNIHKLYAGLRDAYVYAGYEQAKTMFLALCDWGISITNGLNDSKMQQMLGTEHGGMPEVYADAYKLTKDEKYLNAAKKWSHQWLLNPMSQGNDNLTNVHANTQVPKVVGFARIAELSGDEKYKKGSDFFWQTVVNKRSIAIGGNSISEHFPALNNHKKFIEEREGPESCNTYNMLKLTERLFNIKHDAHYTDFYERALFNHILSTIHPTHGGYVYFTPARPRHYRVYSKVNAGMWCCVGSGMENPAKYNQFIYTKDKDALYVNLFAASVLNWKDKSVKIKQETAFPKGESSKFTITGSGEFDMQIRHPYWVKEGEFKVIVNGDTVVKKSTPSSYVSAGKSWKSGDVVEVLYPMYTHVEDLPGVTDYVALLHGPIVLSAKTGTANLNGLVADDGRWSHIASGALESLDQAPMLASKKEDIPSKVEPVKGEPLHFKAPYLFAKQKDANLLLQPFYEVHDARYMMYWMVLTDPSILDRLEKEQKEALALDEKTVDKVAPGEQQPEVDHKMKIENSTSGTHQGEFYRDAGKCSGGDGGLISYEFETNSEDSLSLMVRYWGNEGCTRTFDITIDDEKLTTETISNRWKKDEFVNVTYPIPDKMVKGKKIVRISFSASSGMVGGIYSVRLLRNKPKPVVEDPPISIKSVAAAKQGLRVRADRQTLQIASPSALSRTMNVKIYSMDGRLKLTQMLPAGASEFNVDIAGLKNGNYIVRLFQDGLVRGYTLFNKNGL from the coding sequence ATGAAGTTAGGATGGTTTGGTAAACATTTTCGCACGGCGCTCGCTTTGACGGGGCTTGCGTGCGGTCTCGGATTTTCACAGGATGTGCTTTACCCCGACATGTTCGCGTTGTCGGATGTGCAGCTTTTGGACGGCGTTTTGAAGGAACGCCAGGACTTGAACGTCGAAACGCTTCTCAGCTACGATGTCGATCGTTTGCTTGCTCCGTTCTACGAAGAAGCGGGAATGAGGCCCAAGGCTTCTAAGTTCCCGAACTGGGCGGGTCTTGATGGCCACGTGCTTGGGCATTATCTGAGTGCCTTGGCCATGCATTATGCCGATAACGATGACGTCCAAGTCAAGGAACGCCTCGAATACATCTTGAAAGAACTCAAGACGATTCAGGACCAAAATTCCAAGGACAATAACTTCAAGGGTTACATTAGCGGCGTGCCGAACGGCAAGCAAATGTGGCTCAAGATGAAGAATGGCGATGCTGGCGCACAAAACGGCTATTGGGTGCCGTGGTACAATATCCACAAGCTTTATGCGGGTTTGCGCGACGCTTATGTTTATGCGGGCTATGAACAGGCAAAGACGATGTTCCTCGCGCTTTGCGACTGGGGCATTTCGATTACGAACGGCCTGAACGATTCCAAGATGCAACAGATGCTCGGCACGGAACACGGCGGCATGCCCGAAGTTTACGCCGATGCCTACAAGCTCACGAAAGACGAAAAGTACCTGAATGCGGCCAAGAAGTGGTCGCACCAGTGGCTTTTGAATCCGATGTCGCAGGGCAATGACAACTTGACGAATGTCCACGCGAATACGCAGGTGCCGAAGGTTGTGGGTTTTGCCCGCATTGCTGAACTTTCCGGCGATGAAAAGTATAAGAAAGGCTCCGATTTCTTCTGGCAGACGGTCGTGAACAAACGCAGTATCGCCATTGGCGGCAACAGCATTTCGGAACATTTCCCGGCGCTCAACAATCACAAAAAATTCATCGAAGAACGTGAAGGACCAGAATCCTGTAATACGTACAACATGCTCAAGTTGACGGAACGTCTGTTCAACATCAAGCACGATGCGCATTACACCGACTTCTACGAACGCGCCCTCTTCAATCACATCCTTTCGACAATCCACCCGACACATGGCGGCTACGTGTACTTTACGCCGGCTCGTCCGCGCCATTACCGCGTGTATTCCAAGGTCAATGCGGGCATGTGGTGCTGCGTGGGTTCGGGCATGGAAAACCCGGCAAAGTACAACCAGTTTATTTATACGAAAGACAAGGACGCTCTCTATGTGAACCTCTTTGCGGCTTCCGTCTTGAATTGGAAAGACAAGAGCGTCAAAATCAAGCAGGAGACCGCCTTCCCGAAGGGCGAAAGTTCCAAGTTTACGATTACCGGTAGCGGTGAATTTGACATGCAGATCCGCCACCCGTACTGGGTCAAGGAAGGTGAATTCAAGGTCATCGTCAATGGCGATACCGTCGTGAAAAAATCGACGCCGTCGAGCTACGTTTCGGCAGGGAAGTCCTGGAAGTCGGGCGATGTCGTTGAAGTGCTTTACCCGATGTACACGCACGTCGAGGATTTGCCGGGCGTGACGGATTACGTGGCGCTTTTGCATGGCCCGATAGTACTTTCGGCAAAGACGGGTACGGCTAACCTGAACGGCCTTGTCGCCGATGATGGTCGCTGGAGCCACATTGCCTCCGGTGCGCTGGAATCGCTGGACCAGGCGCCGATGCTTGCAAGCAAAAAAGAAGATATCCCCTCGAAAGTGGAACCCGTGAAGGGCGAACCGCTGCACTTCAAGGCGCCTTACCTCTTCGCAAAGCAAAAAGACGCAAACCTGCTTTTGCAGCCCTTCTACGAAGTGCATGACGCCCGTTACATGATGTACTGGATGGTGCTTACGGACCCGAGCATTCTCGACCGCCTTGAAAAAGAGCAAAAAGAAGCCTTGGCGCTTGACGAAAAGACTGTCGATAAGGTCGCTCCGGGCGAGCAGCAGCCGGAAGTAGACCACAAGATGAAAATCGAAAATTCCACTTCCGGCACGCACCAAGGTGAATTCTACCGCGATGCTGGTAAGTGCTCCGGCGGCGATGGCGGCCTCATCAGCTACGAATTCGAGACGAATAGCGAAGATTCCTTGAGTCTTATGGTGCGTTACTGGGGTAACGAAGGCTGCACGCGTACATTCGACATCACGATTGACGATGAAAAGCTAACGACCGAAACGATTTCGAACCGCTGGAAAAAAGATGAATTCGTGAACGTGACTTACCCGATTCCGGACAAAATGGTGAAGGGCAAAAAGATTGTGCGTATCTCCTTCTCGGCAAGCTCTGGAATGGTGGGCGGCATCTATAGCGTGCGCCTTCTCCGCAACAAGCCAAAGCCCGTCGTAGAAGATCCGCCGATAAGCATCAAGTCGGTCGCTGCCGCAAAACAAGGCCTTCGCGTGCGTGCTGACCGACAAACGCTCCAAATCGCATCTCCGAGCGCTCTTTCCCGCACGATGAACGTAAAAATTTATTCAATGGACGGGCGCCTGAAACTCACGCAAATGCTCCCCGCAGGCGCAAGCGAGTTTAACGTCGATATTGCAGGCCTCAAAAACGGCAATTACATTGTTCGCCTTTTCCAAGATGGCCTCGTTCGCGGCTACACGCTATTCAATAAAAACGGCCTTTAG
- a CDS encoding fibrobacter succinogenes major paralogous domain-containing protein: MRNVFFCLLIGILFWGCSDENPSSSFAENSSCSAIEAFSSSIEDVESSSDIAKSSSSNEVSTSSSEISSSSLEQSSSSIYVSHGVMTDKRDGQIYKTVTIGNQTWMAENLNYAYPLSLKGLDSASYCYNNDPENCIKYGRLYTWAAAMDSIAYFKEENDNCLKSCTHDCEKCGFGVNWQIGTNFEKYKGFNILGVCPENWHIPSVNEWFILLDLVNTIDLKSTSEWIDDGNGTDIFDFGLLPAGTKKNQDKNNNIGEITCFWTPLQGTNVLDETGTNNYYEIAGVFCFSSKSGNAAYKGEDKTSALSVRCVKDSTEAE, from the coding sequence ATGCGCAATGTATTCTTTTGTCTACTTATTGGGATTTTATTTTGGGGTTGTAGTGACGAGAATCCCTCTAGTTCTTTTGCAGAAAATTCATCATGTTCCGCTATTGAAGCTTTTTCTTCATCGATTGAAGACGTAGAATCATCGTCAGATATTGCCAAATCGTCATCGTCAAACGAAGTATCCACCAGCAGTTCTGAAATCAGTTCTTCAAGTTTAGAACAATCCTCATCTTCGATATATGTTTCACATGGAGTAATGACCGACAAACGTGATGGACAAATTTATAAGACTGTAACAATCGGTAATCAAACGTGGATGGCTGAAAATTTAAACTACGCATACCCTTTATCACTTAAAGGATTAGACTCAGCAAGCTATTGTTATAATAACGATCCTGAAAATTGCATAAAATACGGAAGACTTTATACATGGGCGGCAGCTATGGACAGCATAGCCTATTTTAAAGAAGAAAATGACAATTGCTTAAAGTCTTGTACTCACGATTGTGAAAAATGTGGTTTCGGTGTCAATTGGCAAATTGGAACAAATTTTGAAAAATACAAAGGTTTTAATATTTTAGGAGTTTGTCCTGAAAATTGGCATATTCCATCAGTAAATGAATGGTTTATTTTGTTAGACTTGGTAAATACAATTGATTTAAAAAGTACTAGCGAATGGATTGACGATGGTAATGGAACAGATATTTTTGATTTTGGATTACTTCCTGCAGGAACAAAAAAGAACCAAGACAAAAACAACAATATCGGAGAAATCACATGTTTTTGGACCCCTTTACAAGGGACAAATGTATTAGATGAAACAGGAACCAATAATTATTACGAAATTGCAGGAGTTTTCTGTTTTTCTAGTAAAAGCGGAAATGCCGCTTACAAAGGTGAAGATAAAACATCTGCTTTATCCGTTCGTTGCGTGAAGGATTCCACAGAAGCGGAATGA
- a CDS encoding DUF4956 domain-containing protein, producing the protein MLDLLAVQSSSTNATIITLAYTLILAFVLSSTIAWTYEKTFLGLSYSRNFVQGIVLSAVVAAMVMQAIGDNVGRGLGMMGALSVVRFRTSFKDPRDIMFIFAALGAGIGCGVYAWGAAVGGTIAFSCVAFLLSRTGLGTKHFFDGMLRFALPNEPKVRGQVEDIMKGNLKTFILITMREVDGGARLDVAYQIRLRATKPAAEILTLLSKVEGISDVQFMMQDATTEM; encoded by the coding sequence ATGCTTGACCTTCTTGCTGTCCAGTCCAGCTCAACAAACGCAACGATTATTACGCTTGCATACACCTTGATTCTCGCGTTCGTCCTGTCTTCGACGATTGCATGGACTTACGAAAAGACGTTCCTCGGACTTTCGTACTCGCGAAACTTTGTGCAGGGCATCGTGCTCAGTGCAGTGGTCGCTGCCATGGTGATGCAGGCTATCGGTGATAACGTTGGTCGTGGTCTTGGCATGATGGGTGCTCTCTCGGTGGTCCGCTTCCGTACGAGCTTTAAGGACCCGCGCGATATCATGTTCATCTTCGCCGCTCTCGGCGCCGGTATCGGTTGCGGTGTTTACGCTTGGGGTGCCGCAGTCGGCGGTACAATCGCTTTCAGCTGTGTCGCATTCCTGCTTTCCCGCACGGGTCTTGGTACCAAGCACTTCTTTGACGGCATGCTCCGCTTTGCTCTCCCGAACGAACCCAAGGTTCGTGGCCAGGTCGAAGATATCATGAAGGGCAACTTGAAGACGTTTATTTTGATTACGATGCGTGAAGTCGATGGCGGTGCCCGCTTGGACGTCGCTTACCAGATTCGCCTTCGCGCAACAAAACCCGCTGCCGAAATTCTCACGCTTCTCTCGAAGGTTGAAGGCATTTCGGATGTCCAGTTCATGATGCAAGACGCTACGACGGAAATGTAA